The DNA window GCTGGTGGCCAGCGATCGCGCCACGCCACTGTCGATCACCACAATCTCTGCACCCGTGGGGAAGGGCAGAATTTGGCGATCGAGGGTGCGGGTATCAAGAAACAGCATGTGATCGGTGTCGGCCAGGCTAGAGGCCATCTGGTCGAGAATGCCGCAGCTAACCCCGGCATACTGGATTTCAGCCTGCTGGCCAAACTGGGCGATCTTCACATCGTCCAACGGCAGCTGAAGGAGCGATCGCAGCCCTCGCAAGGTGGCCACTTCTAGTGCTGCACTGCTGGATAACCCAGAACCGATTGGAACGGACGACGTGACGAATATGTTTAAAGGCGGAATTTTGTGTCCAGCCGTTTCTAAAACGCGAATGCAGCCATTAACGTAGCTGGCAAAGCCCTCGGGATTGGCCCCAGCGGGGTCGAGGTCGACCTGCTCCTCTAATTCGGCGGAATAGAAGTGGTGGCAATCATCGGGGCTGAAGCCGATGGCAACGGTGGTGTGTTGGGGAATGGCGGTCGGCAGCACAAACCCATCGTTGTAGTCAGTGTGTTCACCCAATAGATTCACCCTCCCGGGGGCACGGGCTTCAACGTCGGGGGCGGTGTTGAAAATTTGCCTGTAATCCATGATTAACGCTCCAGGGGAATCGATCGCAGCCGTCCGGCAATCTCCTGGTGAGGAAACTGAGGGTCAAAACTCAGGTTCTCCAAACTGTTATCCGGGTGCAAAACAAAAGTGTCCTCAATTTTTGCCCCTGGAATACTAGGGTTCCAGGCCAAGATCATGGGGGCTGCGAGGCGATCGCCCGTCTCTGCCGTAGCCACCACCTCCCGCGCCCCATACCCAGCGGTTCCCCCCTGGTGATGTTCTCGAATCGCGTTAGGAAACCCGTGCTGTTCGTAGGCTGTTGCCAACGCGTGATAAATGGCATTCAGCGGCGTATCCACCTGAGAGTGATCGAGCGCAACAGCTTCAATCTCAGCAATGGTGCGATGGCGTTGCCGGTCCGATTCCGACAATTTTTCAAAGAAAACAAAGCGAGTCAGACTGACAATCAGCCCGTGACCGCGCGCGCAAAACACCAGCATCGCCTGTCGTCCCAAAGCTTCACCGCTGGGCAGGGGATGGCGGTAGAGAGGAAGGCGGCGATCGCCCGCTGCCAAGGTCAACGCCGGATGTAGCCCCCTAGACCACATGGCTTCTGCCCCGGCTCCAGCCAATTGATGCTCCGTCCAGGTCGGCTGGGCTTGAGTCAAAACCTCGGTCATCGCTTCGCTGGCCAGCCGCCCCACTTGGCGGTAACGATCCAGTTCGCTGGGCAACATTACCCATCGATGCTGAATGAGAGATGCAGGCAAGGCCGCTTCAGTCGGGGCTCCCGATGGTTTATCGCTCAATACCTGGCCGCCCTGGGTTGCTTCTTCTACAAAAGCTTGTCGCTCAGAACCTTGTGCCCATGGATTAACCTGAAGTTTGTAAGGAGAACCCTCTGGCAGTTCCTCATCCTTCAACCGCTGAGCCTCAATTTCATCCGTCAGCACCCAGGCATCGGTGGGGGTTACTAGCACCTCAGCCACCCCAGCTTCAGCGGCTAGCAGCACTGTGTTAGAACCCCCAGCCGTTGCCCAGGCAAACCAATCGGTTCCTCGCAGACGGATTCCGGCGGCGTCGGTTTCCTGAAGCGTATTCCGCAGAACGGCTAATTTTTCAGAAATTTCTTCTGATCGATTCATGGCATAACTTGCCCTACTCAGTGGTCAATGACAACTACAGACTTAAACGTGAGTAACTTGTTCAAGCTCGACGTTAACGGCCTGTAATTCCTTAGCTTTTTCTTCGGGCAGCGCATCATTGGCAAACATCCCCGCTGCCAGTTCCGTTCCGGCTAAATACTTCAGCCGGTCTGAGGTGCGATAGGGAGGATAAAACTGGGCATGAAGGTGCCACTCTGGATGCGCTTCCCCATTCACAGGAGCTTGAAACCAGGCCATCAAGTAAGGAAATGGACGCTGCCACAATCCGTCGTACTTCAGGGTCACGGTCTTTAGCGCCCTGGCTAAGCTCGCCCGCTGCTCAGAGGTTAGATCCAGGAACGTGGCCACAGGTTGAATCGGAGCAATCCACACTTCATAGGCATAGCGAGCGCACACGGGAACGAAGGCGATCGCCCACTCATCCCGATACAAAATCCGCTGATTGTCCTCAATTTCCGCCTGAATCAGATCCTCCAGCAACCCTCGCTGGTGCTGCTGATAATGCTCCCGCTGGCAGTCTCCCATCCGAGCCGGAACCGGTGGCACAAAAGGATAGGCATAAATTTGGCCGTGAGGGTGGTGTAGCGTCACCCCCACCTCGACCCCTTTGTTCTCAAAAGGCAGGACGTATTGAATTTGGGAGTGCTGGCTAATAGCCTGGGTGCGATCGCCCCACACTTGAAACAGCAGCTCAATATGATCCAGCGGTAGCGAACTCAGCGCCGCCTGCGGATCTTGAGTAAACACCACCACCTCGCAGGCACCGTTGGCGGGCACCGTATCCACAATTTCACGCGGAGAATCCGCCGCTGACGGAATCAGCGACGGAAAGCGGTTTTCAAAAACCGCAATGTCGTAGTTGCCCTCGGGTAACTCGGTGGGAAATTGCGGGTTTTTGGTCGGGGCCAGTGGATTGTATTCTGGGGGCGGCATGAATGTCCGCCCCTGGCGATGGCTCGCATAGGCCACCCACTCCCCCCGCAGCGGATGCCAGCGGAGGTGTGGATTAGCCTGGACAGGATCACTGCTCGGACTAGGCGCAGTTATTCCCGCCGCAATGGGTGACCGGCTGTACAGGGTGAGGTTGCGCCCATCTGGCTTCAAGAGCGTCTGAGAGTGCATGTTCTATGTGGGCCTGGGCTACTTTTACAGGCTCTTGCAGCATAGACGGGGCATCCTCTCCCATCCCCCTACCTAAAGTGGCAGATGCGATCGCCCAAATGGGGAACTTTGGCGTGCGATCGATATATAACAGCCCGTTTGCCTCCTGGAAGGTATCTGTCAGCTGGGTGTAGCAGAAACCGCTGAACATTTCCACCTGATTCACCGTTTGCAGCAGCTCCGCATACTGTCGCTGAAACTCCAGTGCATTATCCGAGCGCGCATAGCCCCAGGTGCTGCTCTGCTCTTCAGGTTTAGTGCAGGCAATGCCGCCAAACTCCGTCAGCATGATCGGCTGTCCTTGGTGAGGGTAGCCGTCTAGGGTCAGCACCCGACCGCCAGGACGCTGGCGATCGAACAGATCCGCCAACTTCACCTCGGGCCCATAGCGTTTTGCCAAACTATGGGATTGAGTGTCGTAGTCGTGGATCGCCAAAATGTCCGTGGCCGTACTTTCCCAACCATCATTCCCGATCACCGGACGGGTCGGATCGAGGGTTTTAGTCAGGTGATACAACGCCTGGACACAGTGACGGTGGGCCGGAGTTGCGGTCAAGTCGGGCACGCCCCAGGACTCGTTGAAGGGTACCCAGACCACAACACAGGGATGGCTGGCATCGCGTTCGATCACCTCCGTCCACTCCTTCGTCAACCGTTCTACCGCCTTGGGGCTAAAGCGGTAGGCACTGGGCATTTCTTCCCACACCAGCAGCCCCAGCACGTCGGCCCAGTAAAGGAAGCGGGGATCCTCAATCTTCTGGTGCTTACGCACACCGTTGAAGCCCATTTGCTTGACCAGTTCCACGTCCCGGCGCAGGGCTTCATTGGAAGGGGCCGTCATCAGCGTGTCTTCCCAATAGCCCTGATCGAGCACCAATCGCAGGTAGTAGGGATGCCCGTTGAGCATGAAGCGATCGCGCTGGATATTCACCGTCCGCATGGCGGTATAGGAGGTCACCTCATCCACCAACTGCCCCTGACACCAGAGTTGAATCTGAGCATCAATCAGCGTCGGCTTCTCAGGACTCCACAGCAATGTGTTGCGATAGTCATCAATCCCGGGGTCCGACAGGGCAATACGGCGGTGAATTTCGCCATTCAACACCTCATACATGTCGTTGACTAGGAGTTGCTTGCCCACTGTCAACCGCACCTTCAGGTGCATTTCCCTTTGCAGGTCGCCGGAGACAAACCCTTCAAAGCCGATTTCCCAGCGCTCAAAATGGGGTGTCCATTTAATGCGATCGATATAGGTGGCAGGAACTTTTTCCAACCACACCGTCTGCCAGATGCCGCTAGTCCGGGGATACCAAATGCTATGGGG is part of the Leptolyngbya subtilissima AS-A7 genome and encodes:
- a CDS encoding M24 family metallopeptidase — translated: MNRSEEISEKLAVLRNTLQETDAAGIRLRGTDWFAWATAGGSNTVLLAAEAGVAEVLVTPTDAWVLTDEIEAQRLKDEELPEGSPYKLQVNPWAQGSERQAFVEEATQGGQVLSDKPSGAPTEAALPASLIQHRWVMLPSELDRYRQVGRLASEAMTEVLTQAQPTWTEHQLAGAGAEAMWSRGLHPALTLAAGDRRLPLYRHPLPSGEALGRQAMLVFCARGHGLIVSLTRFVFFEKLSESDRQRHRTIAEIEAVALDHSQVDTPLNAIYHALATAYEQHGFPNAIREHHQGGTAGYGAREVVATAETGDRLAAPMILAWNPSIPGAKIEDTFVLHPDNSLENLSFDPQFPHQEIAGRLRSIPLER
- the galK gene encoding galactokinase, coding for MDYRQIFNTAPDVEARAPGRVNLLGEHTDYNDGFVLPTAIPQHTTVAIGFSPDDCHHFYSAELEEQVDLDPAGANPEGFASYVNGCIRVLETAGHKIPPLNIFVTSSVPIGSGLSSSAALEVATLRGLRSLLQLPLDDVKIAQFGQQAEIQYAGVSCGILDQMASSLADTDHMLFLDTRTLDRQILPFPTGAEIVVIDSGVARSLATSGYNQRRTECEAAAEQLGVKALRDITDPQQAEQLPEPLRQRARHVITENNRVLKALESITPEAFGELMNASHTSLRDDYEVSVPALDALVDILQTTPDVFGARLTGAGFGGACVALVAKGQGNAIAHSTLERYNHAGHNGRLLVS
- a CDS encoding glycoside hydrolase family 2 protein gives rise to the protein MNFFGKCLEEEYPCDLTPSLQAQASSGYPRPQLQRSQWTSLDGTWKFTYDDEGHFARPSDVTSWGQNIEVPFAPESIRSGIHDTGFHPNCWYEREFEVSAEGDRVLLHFGAVDYRARVWVNGQFMVDHEGGHTPFSMDITSVLRPDGKQTVTVWAEDDPYDLAKPRGKQDWQREPHSIWYPRTSGIWQTVWLEKVPATYIDRIKWTPHFERWEIGFEGFVSGDLQREMHLKVRLTVGKQLLVNDMYEVLNGEIHRRIALSDPGIDDYRNTLLWSPEKPTLIDAQIQLWCQGQLVDEVTSYTAMRTVNIQRDRFMLNGHPYYLRLVLDQGYWEDTLMTAPSNEALRRDVELVKQMGFNGVRKHQKIEDPRFLYWADVLGLLVWEEMPSAYRFSPKAVERLTKEWTEVIERDASHPCVVVWVPFNESWGVPDLTATPAHRHCVQALYHLTKTLDPTRPVIGNDGWESTATDILAIHDYDTQSHSLAKRYGPEVKLADLFDRQRPGGRVLTLDGYPHQGQPIMLTEFGGIACTKPEEQSSTWGYARSDNALEFQRQYAELLQTVNQVEMFSGFCYTQLTDTFQEANGLLYIDRTPKFPIWAIASATLGRGMGEDAPSMLQEPVKVAQAHIEHALSDALEARWAQPHPVQPVTHCGGNNCA
- the galT gene encoding galactose-1-phosphate uridylyltransferase: MHSQTLLKPDGRNLTLYSRSPIAAGITAPSPSSDPVQANPHLRWHPLRGEWVAYASHRQGRTFMPPPEYNPLAPTKNPQFPTELPEGNYDIAVFENRFPSLIPSAADSPREIVDTVPANGACEVVVFTQDPQAALSSLPLDHIELLFQVWGDRTQAISQHSQIQYVLPFENKGVEVGVTLHHPHGQIYAYPFVPPVPARMGDCQREHYQQHQRGLLEDLIQAEIEDNQRILYRDEWAIAFVPVCARYAYEVWIAPIQPVATFLDLTSEQRASLARALKTVTLKYDGLWQRPFPYLMAWFQAPVNGEAHPEWHLHAQFYPPYRTSDRLKYLAGTELAAGMFANDALPEEKAKELQAVNVELEQVTHV